The genome window TAcctctttcattttcattcttttttgggTCACTTTTCTTAAtttccatctattttttttctcttcactcttgtttgttctttacttttttcatctaaattgtctttctttttttgtacatTTAAACCCTCTAATTTTTGAAGCACTCATAAATGCAGATATATAGGACCTTGGCAGTCTAGGTGGGGGAGTCATGATTTTGTAGTGTCAATTATGGGTTATATCTCCCTAGGCCTATAGTCACTTATATTTGAATCATATTCTTCCTCAAATAGAATTCAAGGACTTAAATGTGACTGACTGTAAGGTTCAAATAAATAGAGAAGACAAAGTGAAGAAGTGACTGATATATACAGTCCTTTGAGTTTTTACAAGGAGCTCCATGCTGATGAAGAAGAGTAGTAACTAGAGAAGAAGCAAGAACATTGTACAATGATGTTGGAAACAGAGGGAGCTCTGCTATTCACCCTTATTTGGATCCAAGAGGAGACTGAAGAGGAGGTCAGATACTCCATAAAATATGTATATCTAAGAACTGAAGAGATGGCAGTTTATTCTCCAGGTGGGAAGCTTGGAGGCCTCAGCTTTTAGGTGTCTTAATATCATGACTGTTAAATAGTAAATAATCAGTTCCTTAAATAGAGTGACAGAAATGCCTTGATTATTCATGGAAAGCAGTGAAACACTTTGAAGAACCAAGTGATaaacaaggaaggagagaagaaaaaggacacaTGAAGGGCCTGGACATTCAGAGGAATCAGGAGTCTTTGAGGGAATGTCGCCGAGTGGGTTTTCCATGAGATGGGCACAGAATGACTTGAAAATCTAAGAAACTGCAGGGATTGGTACTAGTCACCAAATGTCTTAAGTCACCACATCTCAGCTAGTGGTGTCGTAGGAACAATGTTTCTCCAGGATGTCTTCTCACTATTCCTATCGTGAGATTAGAATTAGAATTAATTTAAGGGATGTCAGATGTGGGGAGAACATTGCTGATTTTGATCAAATAGGTAGAAGGGTCTGGATTCAGAACCATCATTCTGAAGAGTTGTAATGGGAATCGATACAGTTGAAATCACAAGATTAGGCACTTATACATGCCAGTTCCAATCTACATTTCTAGTTTATAAGAATTGGTCAATACACTACTGAGCTACTTCTTAGCTTGAGTGACAAATTTTTCATGTACTCCCTTATTTGAGAAAAAAGACACATTAAGAATTACATAagagctctatgatgacagttagggtattcaccgatctgattactggggtaattaccctctccactattgctagtagtctaagctggggtcatccttgtggattcctgagaacttccctagcacccagtttctccctatccccatgatgtctccctctatcatagtatctctttcattgctctcccattccatctctgttccagctagaccctctgcatagcaagacagttgtatagcatGACCTGTGTAAGGGGACCCCTGGCTGTGGAATAAGAATCCATCAATGATGCATGACCAGGCCTTTTGGAGTCCACTTCTATGATGGAATACCTCGCAACAGCCTTGAgacgggggaggggcttggatctgcctctactaaatgtattGTATAGTATAAGggccatgggaggccttactttttttttttttttttttggtttttcgagacagggtttctctgtgtagctttgtgcctttcctggaactcgctttggagaccaggctggcctcgaactcacagagatccgcctgcctctgcctcccgagtgctgggattaaaggtgtgcgccaccaccgcccggaggCCTTACATTTTTATAGGATGGaatggggtgggttgggagggagaggatggaaaagcaggaggagggaagagggagatctttggtatataaaatgagtaagaattttttcttagaaaaaggaATTACATAAGGGTAATTGAAACATTCTTGGTGTACCAAGTTGTTGTCCCACCCAGTTTAGGAAATAACTACATTATGCAAAATGCATAGAGACAGCTCAGACAGATGAATAATAGGTTATTGaaatcaatagaaaagtaaaaattcaatcttttattaaaatattttaaaatcttttgactatatattataatattattttacagtTTTCTGTATTCTCTTAATTTTTACTCCTTTGaggtttttaatgttttaggaactttttcttcctttctgaagaGTATGGGTTCTTCTACAGCCAAGCAACTGCTTTACCACAGAGCTATACAACCAACAAATATCTCAATGAATTTAATTCATTTTGTATAGGAGATATAACTTAAAATGTGTGGTAGTGAGAGCgatgttattaataaaaataatagagattTTTCTATActcaaattatcttttaaaattatatatatgtgaaaCACTTTGAAGAACCAAGTGATaaacaaggaaggagagaagaaaaaggacacaTGAAGGGCCTGGACATTCAGAGGAATCAGGAGTCTTTGAGGGAATGTCACTGAGTGGGTTTTACATGAGATGGGCACAAAATGACTTGAAAATCTAagaaactatatacatatatatagtttctGATAGTTATATTCCTATCTGCATTTAGGATGTGCATGTGAATACAAATTCCtgcggaagccagaagaggctagTGGTTCCCCTGGAGCTAAAAtgacagacagctatgagctatatcaaatgagtgctgggaaccaaacctgggccctctggatggACATCAAGTTctcataactgctgagtcatctctcctgacACAACTCCAAAACAATCTTATGCTTATTGGTACATAAAtatcttatatacttttctgaaACAAGTAGATTCTGTTGCCTATTGTATAATTCAttgcagttttaaaataaaaaattgaatttaGGTCTTAATATTTTACCATATGAGAGACACTGAAAATTCAATGCTAGGTTTACATCTTTATATCTTACAAATGttgaaagaaattatttcagcGTTGTATCAAATTTTAGGTTAAAGCTACTCTAATAGAATATAAAAGCACTTAAGTTTCCATGTTGAGCACATCCATCAGAATTTTCATATATGCATTgtaaaagtattcttttttttttacaatcttgTCAGCTGTAACTATGAGCCAAATGTAGAAAAGATAGATTCTTGTAGTATTTAAGTGTGTTTTTCTGTGGTATTAACTATATATTGATTGCTGTAATAATGTGCATTAACAAGGTGTTTTATCATTGAGAGTATGGCTGTTTTTCTCACTGTACTAAAGATCCCCTTTACAAGCAATCTAATATCTTGCAATCTAATATTCTGAAAATGCAGAGattcacacaaatgcacatatcaCAATCTACATAGAAAACTCAAGGATTCTACTTCCTGCAGAGACTTCACTGGCAGCCCTTAACAAGCACTGTTTTGTCACAATGAGTGGTTATTTAGTTTTGGTTCAGATGGAAGGGAATCCATCTGTgttggcttcttcttctttttttttcatttttttccttttatatagcAACCTCaattcccccccacccctcctcccactgcccccaACTCTCCCTCACCCTACCCcattccatccactcctcagagagggtaaggccttccacggggagtcaacaaagtctggcgcatcaagttgaggcaggaccaagcccctccccactggatcaaggctgagcaaggtatcaatccatagggaatgggctccaaaaagccagttcgtgAACCAGGAGTAAATCCTGGTCCTACTGCTAGGgcccccacaaacagaccaagccatacaactgtcacccacattcagaagacATAGTTCAGTTTCATGCGGGTTCCCCAGctatcagtccagagtctgtgagctcccaatAGCTCCGGTCAGCATTCTCtgtggtttccccatcatgatcttgaccccctgctcatataatccatcttccctctctttgactatactccaggagctcagcccagtgcttggctgtggatctctgcacctgcttccatcagtcaccagatgaaggctccatgatgacagttagTGTAGTCATCAAACTGATTACAAGGGAAGGCCAGTTCTTCAACCTttttcactattgctagtagtctaatctgggttcatccttgtggattcttgggcatttccctagcaccaggtttctccctagccccatagtggctccctctaccaagatacctttcattgttctccccctctgtccctccccttaCTCacccatcctgttccctcatgttcacATACCatatcccctcttctctcccccacaaCCCAGTTttcccaggagatcttatctattttccTCTTCTGGGCAATCCATGCCTGTCCTTCttaggtcctccttgttacctagcttctctgggtttgGGTGTTGTAGCatggtcatcctttgctttagatctaatatccacttatgagtgagtacataccatgtttgtcttgcTGGGTCTGGGTTttctcactcaggataattttttctagtctcatccatttgcctgcaaatttcatgatgtctttttttttttttttttttttttttacagctgagtaatactccattgtataaatgtaccatgttttctttatccattcttcagttgaggggcatctaggttgtttccaggttctggctattataaataatgctgctatgaacataggtgagcaagtgtccttgtggtatgattgagcatccttttgGTATATATTCAAGATTGATATctctgggtcttgagatagataaATTTTTCAATTATCTgataaactgccatactgatttccaaagtggctgtacaagtttgtattcccaccagcagtggaagaatgttctccttactccacatcttctccaacataagttatcatcagtgtttttgatcttagctatctgacaggtgtaagatggtaacTCGGTGTCACttcgatttgcatttccctaatgactaaggatgttgaacaattccttaaatgtctttcagccatatgagattcttctgttgagaattctctgttaaaatctgtattccatttttaactggattattcagtattttgctgtctagtttcttgagttctttatatattttatagatcaattctttgtcagatgtggagttggtgaagatcttttcccattctgtaggctgcccttttgtcttatttactgtgtcctttgccttacagaagcttctcagtttcaagaggtcccttttattaattgttgctctcagtgtctgtgctactggtgttatatttaggaagtgttctcctatgccaatgcatttaaGGCTACTTGCTGCTTTCCCATCTATCAGGTTCATTATAACTGTTTTTATGTTGGTCTTTGAgttccacttgaacttgagttttgtgcatggtgacagatataaatctatttgcattcttctacatgttgacatccagttatgccagcaccattctttgaagatgctatctttttttccattgtacaattttagcttctttgtcaaaattcataggtgtttataggtgtgtaggttaatgtcagggtATTCCATTGAATTCCATTGAGTCtcattttatgccaataccaaactgtttttattactataactctatagtagagcttgaataTGTAGACTTCTTGATTTTTGTATAAGAGCTGATGTAGGGAGCATGTTTAACATGGGGAAATATGATCATACTGGGAAGTCTCATTGGGAACTGCACTTTAAGATGACTACATTCTCTCTACCCAGAGCACAGAAcaatctcctttttctcctcagtTTGAGGGCTACATTATTTCGCCATCTCAGCAGCAGGGAGCTCTTTCCCTCATGTTATTAGACAAGGATCTTTTAGCTCTTCTTTGACTGCACTGTTTGCTTCTCCCCACAGGTTCCTTCTCacctaatttttatttacttctccTTCAAATGCTCTGTCACATTCATTGTTTAGCCATTTATTTGGCAgtccattttgaaaatattttctgaattctATTATCTTTATCACAATTTAGCATGTAAGCAGAGAACagcactgtttttattttcttctactattcatatttttattttttcaagacagggtttctctgtgtactctggtttctcttcagatcatataaatctttcgccttttactattcatcttttaaaaatcatgagtTGGAgtgcaaaataaaacacaaacaaaacagcttTAATATGTgctgattttgtttaaaaatattgcttGAGGATGGCTTATTTGGTAAAGAGCCCAGTACTAGAGAGGTGAGAATTGCAGGATCCCTGGGGTTTCTTGATCACCCATTCTAGCAAGCTCCAATTTCAATACAAAgactcagttttaaaaattaagataaagaaACCATCAAATAATTCCCTTGAACATCAACCACTGGCCTCCATATGGAAGCACCcaatgtacatgtgcatacatcctttccccacatacacacaaagggaAGGTTGACTGTTTACTCTTAAGCAGACAATTTTTGTCCTGTTAATCTTTGTATTAGAGCATTCTATGTAGTAACTCTAAGTATGAGTGAAGACTATGATTTTCCATCTCTTCTACTTCACTGCCATATAATgtaatttctctgatttttttcattcatactCATTATCTCTATCTGTTTCTTTACTTTACCTGGTAATATCAATATGACTTTTGACTTGAAGTTTGTCTTGAGATAATCTTTACATGTAGATTTTTGAGAGCATGTTGCAGTAGGTCATAAAACTGAATTTTCACTAGAATTTGAATTCCCAAGGGCAGGTTTtagtgtttgctttattttttctatctCAGGTGCCTAGAAGACATGCCTATCACATGACAGTTTTCTATggcgatttaaaaaaaaaaaataaaccattttaataAGATGTCCAGTTGAAATCAAAATGTTGGCATCCAAGTTTAATTTATTCTGCTTGTCAAAATAccaataaataatacattttagagATAATAAAATTACACCCAAGAATTTTCTGTTGTGCATTTACTATTTTGTATTGTGTGTTTATAATTTACAGACACATTAAGAAGAATTGAAAATATAGAACACTGAGCATTCGCAAGTATTTCTTGGGAATTTGGTTAAAATATGTTACAAATATAAAGCCAAAATTTGCAACTTGACATAAAAGAGCTGGCCTGCTGTGTCTTTGTACACACAGGGGATGTAACAACATCCCTTACACTTTGCCTGAAGCTGACTTAGTATAAAAAACAAGTCAAATAGAGAGATAGACTTATTCTTTACCTTTTAAAACAGtgacaaattattttaaacaaatatcaaATACTTGCAAACCAGTAGACATACGCTTTGAATGCTCGGAGTGGAGGCTGTGGAGGTGGAGTGAAGGCATCACTATATGCAATTTTACTCTCTATGGCAGCTTTTCATAAGTTACCAAATATACTTTTCTTTCATAGAAAATTATAGAATTAGCTGACCATGAAGCCACAGGAAGACAGTTGGACAGTAGAAAAAGAGCTATGGATTTCAGCACACACACTGATGTGACAGCTCCATTTGCCAAGACACTTGTGACATGGAGAGTGCATGGAGATATAGACTATCCTGAGTAATCTAGAGCTTGCTGATGGGATAATGCTCTTATCTGTGTTTTTCAAAAGCCTGGtcctcattcattcatctctttgttttttgagaaacatGTTCATTTTCCATAGCTTTGGGTACTTATGGTCAATATTAGTACAGAAACGCTAAATGAAAATTCCATGAACagttatttttaatagtttcaaTTTGCATGATCTTCTGAATACTATAACAGGATTTTGTGTAATTCTTTCTCCATCCTTCTAGAATGTGAATCATCCAGTGTATCTATGCTGTATACATTACCCACCCATTAGTCATTTAGTATGCATCTCTATCTTCATCacatcaattgtgtgtgtgtgtgtggggtgcatgtgtgtgttcaacaAACACTAACTTTGGTTAATAATAGCTCCAATATACAAGATGATGATTAAAAACTTGAATATGCCAAagagaatttataatttattaaagcaTATCTGTGCTcagtttaaaattaaacattatcATAGATTTGCAAATAGTAGAAAAATCAGTATATTAGATTTGATGTTCTGCAGTTTCATATAGCCACTGTGGCTTTGGGTAgcatctcttactgataaagagagAATTGGGCTGTTAAATCCCTCATTTTGAACCTGAAAGAGTTTGTGTACATAGTAAATCTTATTTCTACAAACCTGGTCCCGGCTAGGACAGTGAATTCTTGCTCAGGGTTCCTTCAGGGAGTAATTTATGACTCAAATATATTCTAGAATTTTGCCAGGATCTTGCTAGAGGGAACTGGGAAGGGAAGTCTTTCAAATATACAGGCTTAATTCCTTATTAAACTTTCCATTATCTGTGTGCTgcgaattatttcttttttcacagCTACTGTGTGTCTTTAGAGAACTGATTGGTGACTGTGTGTTTAGTCATATATGTTTATGCTTCTACTCAACATGCTCATCACTTATGAAGTGGCTGATCTATAGTGGTTACTTCTGATTCAAGAGTATTTTAAGAGGAAATTAGAAACAGAGAcctaccattaaaaaaaatcatccatttccAGTGACAACACATGTTTCTGCCCCACTTactaaaattcacatggaagaAACACTATCTCAGTGTCTTTCAATCCTGATGCAAAGTACATTTGCAAGGTTCCTACTTTCCAACTCCACTTGCAGCCAATGAAACTAGGATTTCTAGTGGAACCtggggaaaaatattaaaaacaaacaaacaaaaccagcaacaacaaaaacatgtggCAGTGCTAAGCTGTGGCCTGGGTTTTTTGAGAAGCATTGATGAGACCTCAGACCTCATAGTCCATAACTTTCTTTCCATGGAATTGCATTCCAAAAGTTGGTTTGCTAAGTGGTTGTTTGCACTGGGGAATACGTTTTCTCAAATGAACGGTGTTATACTTGGTGGTTAATTCCCCAGGCCTTTCTATAAAAGCTTAATTAAGCCCAATGTATTTGAAGCTTAGTAGCCTGCTAATGGAATTATAGAACTTAATCACCGTGTATAACAATACTCCCTGCAAAAAGAGCCTCCAAACTGTAATGGGAAAAGTAGGGAAGAGAACACTGGGCTTCAGCCTAGCCATTGAATTCACACTCTACTCACCTTTTCTCTATTCCCACCCCAAACTCCATGACTGCTTTTCTCCTTTGGGAGTTGAGGGGATATTGAATAGTTTGCCTGTGGTTTACCTGACTTACTCCTACAAGTCAGGAATTAACCCTGAACTTTCTCTTCCAAGTGCTGTAACTGTATCATCTTAACAAGATAACATGTCCTCTAGGTGCAGAGACAAGACTTAGTTCCCTTTGCTCTGTGTGTGCCCCACTGTCCAAGTACTTTAgtactgctgctgcttctcttgaTAATATCCTTCCCCTCTAATCTCCCATACTGCCTGGAAGAGTTCACAGCTGGCAATGCACACCATGCAGCTGAAATTGCGctgtcttttctcattttccccaTCAATATTGTTTTCACTTATGTCCTAGAAGCACAAAGCCATTTGTCTTTCAAAATTCTatgcttctgaaaatgaaatgGGGTGGGCTAAATGCTTGCAATAAGGTAACTGAAATAAATTAGAACAACCCTGGAGGAAAAAAGAATGTTTGGTCCCCTTAAAAGTAGTCCTTTGGGCACTCCAAAGATTGAGACAAGATTAAATTGCTTTTCACTAGGGTGGTAAATATTGAAAGGGTTTTCATAAGCTAGAGGTTGTGGCATCTGTAGGTCTGAGGAGATTAGAGCTCCAGCCACTATGGTCAAGGTGGTTTGCAAAGACCATTTGGGAATGAAAGTCTGAGGCAAGTGCAACACCATGTATGATCAGGGATTTTAAGAAACTGATAGTGACCCAAACTGGCACCCATTGGAGTGAGATCACTCTTAAAAAGTTGTACATGGTTTTTAAGAACGATGTGTCTCTAAGAGATTATGAAATCCACGATAGAATGAACCTGGAAGTTCAGTACCAACAGAGGGGAATTCCTTCCCTTTGCCATGCCCTGCCTTCTTCTTTCACACTCATTTGACCCTGGTATAGACACCCATTTTTAACAATTCACATGAATAAAactttgattctaaaaggaagaaaaaataagagtaggaaggaaggaaggaaggaaggaaggaaggaaggaaggaaggaaggaaggaaaaggaagcaaggaagaaacATAGTTTCCACACGTAGAGTAGTAGGGAGGCAAAGCAAGGTCTTTTGCTATGATTAGTGATAACATTACACTGAAGGTCAAGAGAGGGAACAGAATCATAATAACGTCATCTTTTCCATTCAAATACCCACACTAGTCCAGCAGCACCAGACTGGAGTAATATTAAATAATGAGATGAGTTGGGCAAGCAATGTACAGAAGCCCAAGGCTTgggcaggaagtggagagagccCAGTCTAGGCTAATGtaatgaggaaacagaaagaagaaaatatccaGAAGAGACAGCAGATATGAGAAGGCAACTTCCAAAGTCACCACATTGTTGAAAACTAAAACATTTCTTCTAAGGAAGAGGGAAAATTTCTTTTGTAAATGATAAAAGTGGAGGGTTAGGCAAATAAAATGAGGCTGTCCAGTTAAGCACAGggtttaaaagtaaatatatcgAAATAACATCTGGGAGCTTGAGTTGTTTTAACTCTTTATCCCCAAACACTAACATTTAGTAagctgagtcatttctgttccttatTACCCAGATGTCTTCCCCTGCCCTTTCCTTCTAATTCTATGCATATGGTTGGCATCTAGTTATTCAAACCAAGATGGCATTGGTGAGTGTCCTCATTCCAACTGGCAGAGAGTCCATCTGTACTTATGTGGACATATGTTGGAGGACATTTCTATccatttctacatttaaaaaaaaggatatgaACAAGAAGATAGGAAACCCATATGTGAAATATCAGTCCCGTGAATCTTTGAGTTTTAGGAATTATTTACTTATGCCTCTGGGCACTCC of Peromyscus leucopus breed LL Stock chromosome 5, UCI_PerLeu_2.1, whole genome shotgun sequence contains these proteins:
- the LOC114707872 gene encoding LOW QUALITY PROTEIN: ubiquitin-like protein 5 (The sequence of the model RefSeq protein was modified relative to this genomic sequence to represent the inferred CDS: inserted 2 bases in 1 codon; substituted 1 base at 1 genomic stop codon), giving the protein MVKVVCKDHLGMKVXGKCNTXCMIRDFKKLIVTQTGTHWSEITLKKLYMVFKNDVSLRDYEIHDRMNLEVQYQQRGIPSLCHALPSSFTLI